In the Desulfuromonas sp. DDH964 genome, CCGCAGTGCCTCAGCTGTCGCTGGTCATGATGAAGAGGGGCTGGCGCAGGAAGGAATCGTACTTCGGTCGCAGCCGGTCGACGCTGTAATATTTGGCGACGTCGACCACCTTCTTCTGGCCGGTGACGATGGTGATCGGCACCGTGTCGTAGCTGCCATTGTGAATACTCACCAGCCGCCCCGAGGTGCCGGCGAGGACCAGGTCGAGGGCCATGTTGCCGAAAGCCATCGGCACGATCGAGTCGAGGGCGTCGGGATCGCCGCTGCGGACCAGGTAGCCGAGGCGCTGGTTGAGGACGTTGATGCGCCGGCCGTTGTTGTATTTGGGCGAGAGCTCCTTGAGCAGGACCGAAACCTGGTCGCCGATGCCACCGAGCTTGCGGTGACCGTACTGGTCGACCTCCTCCCCTTCGAAACTCATCCCCTGCTGGTGGCGCATCTTCGCCCCTTCCGAGACCAGCACCACCGAGTACTTGCTCGGGTGGCGGTTGCGGTCCTCGGTGAGGAGTTCGGCAAGTTTTTCGATGTCGAAATCGTGCTCGGGGATGATGCAGCGGTCGGCCGCCCCGGCCATGGTCGGCAGCAGGGCGCTGAAGCCGGCGTAACGGCCGAAGACCTCGATCACCAGGTAGCGTTCATGGCTGCCGGCCGAGGTGCGCAGGCGGTGGGTCAACTCGATGGTGCGGGTGACGCAGGTCGAGAAGCCGATGCAGTAGTCGGTGCCGGGGACGTCATTGTCCATCGTCTTGGGGATGGCGACCACCTTGACCCCCTCCTCGTGGAGACGCTGGGCATAGCTGAGGGTATCGTCGCCGCCGATCGGGATCAGAAAGTCGAGGCCGAGAAACTCGATCTGCTTCAAAACGTCAGGGGTGACATCGTTGATGTCGGCGGCGTACCTGTCGCGCAGGTGCGCGGGGAGGTTGGCTTTGGGGAGGTGGCTCGGCCGGGTGCGCGAGGTGTGCAGGAAGGTGCCGCCGGTGCGCCCGGCGCGGTTGACGATATCCTGGGTCAGTTCCTGCACGCAGGCGCTGTTGTCGGCGTGTGGGTCGGGGACCAGTTCCACCAGCCCCGCCCAGCCGCGGCGGATGCCGAGGACCCGGTAGCCTTCGCGCAGGGCGCGGATGGTGATGGCGCGGATCGCCGGGTTGAGGCCGGGGACGTCGCCGCCGCCGGTCAGGATGCCGATGGTTCCCTTGCTGGCCATGAGCGTTCTCCTGGGGGTCGGGAAAAGAGGGATTGTGCTCTTGCCACGATGTTACCGGAAGGGGGGCAAATTACCAGCGGCGCAGTGCACCAGGGCCCGCCCCTGCCGTCACTTTATTCGGAGCCGGTCGAGGCTCCAGGAGCCGCCTCCGGCGGCCGCCAGGTAGAGGAAGACGAAGCAGTAGAAGACCGCCAGTTCTCCCTGGTTGGCGAGAGGCCAGAACCCCTTGCCGGCATGGACCATGAAATAGGCGAAGGCCATCTGCCCCGAGAGGATGAAGGCGGTCCAGCGGGTGAAGAGCCCGACGAGCAGCAGCAGGCCGCCGCCGAGTTCGAGCACACCGGCCAGGCCGATCAGCGAAAAGAGTTCAGGGGGCGGACCGGGCATGGCGACAGGAAGGTTGAAGAGTTTCTGCCCGCCGTGCTGGAGGAAGAGAAAACCGACGATAGCACGCATGACGCTTAACAGCGGTGGTGCCCAGGATGCCGGGAAAGCGGAATCTCGCATGGGAATCTCCCTGGTTGGGGTGGAACCGGTTTTACTCATTATAACCGGTTCTGCACGCTTTGGTTACGCCCCCGGCAGCTTCTGTCGCTAATCGGTGGTAGGCGATTGTATCCTCTAAAAAAAAGACCCCGCTGGCAGGCCCTTGCCCGGCGCGGGGTCTTGGAACAGGGAGCGGCTACTGCTCCCGAGAGGAGATTGATGCACATCACCTTCGCATATTGCAACCAGTGAGGCAATCGCGAGCGCGCCGCCCGTCCTGCAGCAAAGCTGGAACGGGAGCTGGCGGCGGAAGTCAGGTTCCGGAGTCGGCGGCCCGCTGGTAGAAGAAGTCGAGGAGCAGGTCGGCATCGCGGGGCGAGAGGTCGAACTTGAAGATCGCCTCCTGGACCAGGGATCGCCAGGGGAGGTCGGGCTGGTCCTGCAGCCGTTCCGAAATCCAGCGGATGGCGCGCCGCAGCTCTTCACCCTTGGGCAGCAGTTCGTTCATGGAGATTACCTTTTGACCAGCAGGAAGAGGCCGACGGCGGCACTGACCGCCCCGCCGATGTAGC is a window encoding:
- a CDS encoding 6-phosphofructokinase — encoded protein: MASKGTIGILTGGGDVPGLNPAIRAITIRALREGYRVLGIRRGWAGLVELVPDPHADNSACVQELTQDIVNRAGRTGGTFLHTSRTRPSHLPKANLPAHLRDRYAADINDVTPDVLKQIEFLGLDFLIPIGGDDTLSYAQRLHEEGVKVVAIPKTMDNDVPGTDYCIGFSTCVTRTIELTHRLRTSAGSHERYLVIEVFGRYAGFSALLPTMAGAADRCIIPEHDFDIEKLAELLTEDRNRHPSKYSVVLVSEGAKMRHQQGMSFEGEEVDQYGHRKLGGIGDQVSVLLKELSPKYNNGRRINVLNQRLGYLVRSGDPDALDSIVPMAFGNMALDLVLAGTSGRLVSIHNGSYDTVPITIVTGQKKVVDVAKYYSVDRLRPKYDSFLRQPLFIMTSDS
- a CDS encoding DoxX family protein, whose amino-acid sequence is MRDSAFPASWAPPLLSVMRAIVGFLFLQHGGQKLFNLPVAMPGPPPELFSLIGLAGVLELGGGLLLLVGLFTRWTAFILSGQMAFAYFMVHAGKGFWPLANQGELAVFYCFVFLYLAAAGGGSWSLDRLRIK